CTTACCGTTCCTGCACGTCTCATTGTTCAGCTGAACTTCTCGCATCGTGTTGTTGTGTTGAGGGAACAGAAACACCAGCTGGACTTCAGTCAGTGTCTCCACATCGATGAAGAAGGATCCTCCAAACTGTCTACCGACCGAGCAGCACTTCTTTATCTCTGCAGGTACATCAGGCCCAGTTCTGTGACACTAGTTCACCTGACAGCAGATTTCACAGAGCACGACTTGGACTCGGACGAGATCGAGTGAGCTCACAGTCACAGGTggtggtgaaggtggaggagggaaacAAATCGACACCTGACCCCGCCCGCCCCGCCCCGCCGGGACGAGCCGCGCCGGTGTCACCCAGCAGGTGTATCAACTTTCCCACCTAGCGGCACAAACAAAAGAGGGGAAAATACCTAATATACAAACTTTTCAAAGACCCAGGACTCCATTACTTCACCTACTGGACGAGTATTTCCTCCATCACAGGGCAGATTagagaagcagctgtttgagGCTGTTTTCTAGAAGTGTGGAGGTTCATTACTCTCACCTGAACTGTTCCTCATGTGAAAGCGGCTCAGAGGGTTTGAAAACACTTTCAGTAAAGAACAAATCTCAtcttttgtgttgattttcGTCCTCCTCGCTGGTGCGCCGATTCATAATGAACCAATACTGCCCCCTGGTGGTAgatgtgaaaaaacactgcagacttcttcttcttcttcttcttcttcttcttcttcttcttcttcttcttcttcttcttcttcttcttcttcttcttcttcttcttcttcttcttgaaagAGTCTCCTGGTGACAACGTTTTTTAGGAGCAGTTTTCCAACATTTTGAGACAGTTGATAATTACTTAAAGCTGTTTTTGACCCACACATAATAAAATTCATTATTGATCCAAACTTTGTGATTGTGAaaagaacacagaaaaggtTTGGATTGGCAGCTACTTTGTAAATGTAGTATATTTCAACAtgctccccctctcctctggaGCATGAAGaagtttatataaaaaaaaaaaacagaaatgggaTGCTGACACTGTTGATCAAGAGTGTTTGAAACATGGATGTCAACCATCTAATCTGCTTCTAGTTTCAATTTTGTGTCTGTTCAACAGTTTTTGTGACGGATTTGGAGTTTTTACCTGCTACAAGCTTCAAATGCACTTGAAAGAATATAATGAAATTATATCAGAATATAGGATTAAGCGTAATCATATTTATGCAAATAGACATCAAGAAATATTCAGAccccttaatttttttttttcacatttcatgttgcagatattttgttttgcaaatttATTCAGAAGGAGAAActgtaaatgtcacactgaTATAAATGTTACATCCAAGATGATGATTGCCTTCCTCAAAGTTGAAAACATGCCTCATGATAAGCGCTCCCATCATGTgttgattaaataaatacattaaaaagacaCTGGGCCTGAAAGCTCTCAACGTCCTGCACTTCCCCTGTGAAACCCAAAATCATTGTAGTCCTGCGATCATGCAGCATTAAATTAGATGGTTGTACAATTATCTAAAACACCTTGACTTTGTTTGGGTTTTCATCACTATTTGACCTTAAGCTGTGTGTGGTCACACCTTTAATTGTGGTTCATGAATCACCCAGCATGCCCTCATTCAGACTTTAGTCGGTTGATTGAAGTCATGACAGAAAGTAGTAAATAAAAGTTAccacatcaaaaacaaacacctgattTCTCTCAGTTCACTAAACTTTATTTTCTAGGAAAAATAATTTCATCCATTTCTAAGCACTTCATTAGAAAGCGGTTGGTTTTACAGAAAGAGGACAGCGCTGCCGCTCTTCTGGGTGAAGAGGGGAATGGCGGGGTTCAGGCTGAGTTAGCCAAGAAGCTAAGcgatgctaagctaggctatgCTAAGAGTGAGGCTAAGCACCGTTCACTTGCAGTACATCTGCAGGTCGGAGAGGGTGCAGGGTGTGTGGCAGCAGTGCTCCCATCGGCTTCGCTTCCCCATCATCTCCATCTGGTCCTTGAAGGCGAACTCTGCCACCTCGTTCGCACCGCCCGccgctgcagctccacctgcttTAGGTGGGAGGAAACCtgacaagacaaacaggaagtcatcatCCTACATtaacatcaacaacaataaTACTGAGCATCTGTTGTGTATTTACTGATGGTGTGGAAGTTTTTATTCTGAGGTCTCACCCATCAGAGAGTCGACATCTCTCTTGTCGTTGTAGAAGAAGCCCATGTCTCCACAAACCAGGTAAAGGGCGTTGATCAGGTGAGAGCCACACAGACGCTGTGCGGGCACAACAGCCTGGGAGCCCGGCCATGATACGACCAGCAAGACCGCAAGAGAGACAGATTG
This sequence is a window from Acanthopagrus latus isolate v.2019 chromosome 13, fAcaLat1.1, whole genome shotgun sequence. Protein-coding genes within it:
- the LOC119031601 gene encoding insulin-like, whose protein sequence is MSGGLLFILTPTSLQLNNSFSSSQSPGPSPPPPAIQLSSNMAALWLQSVSLAVLLVVSWPGSQAVVPAQRLCGSHLINALYLVCGDMGFFYNDKRDVDSLMGFLPPKAGGAAAAGGANEVAEFAFKDQMEMMGKRSRWEHCCHTPCTLSDLQMYCK